The following proteins are co-located in the Acidicapsa acidisoli genome:
- a CDS encoding PDDEXK nuclease domain-containing protein yields MAKDLRKAAEADEGASQLLRSLRDLIQNARQRALRAVDAVQVQTSWEIGRHIVEFEQGGSARAEYGARLLQTLASSLTSEFGKGFDVSNLRYMRLFYNAFPIRDALRHELSWTHYRTLLRVESDSARHWYMTEAAGQGWTTRSLERQISSLYYERLLSTSDRAAVQDEAKANLVPTQTPRDFVRDPVILEFLGLPGVGKLLEADLERALLDNLQAFLLELGRGFAFVARQYRISSESKDFYIDLVFYNYLLKCFVLFDLKSGELNHQDIGQMDMYVRMMDDLKRTSDDNPTVGIILCTQKDASVVRYSVLHENEQLFASRYKLVLPSEEELRKELERDRARLSNLNDLEDQDQQPLPSRSEN; encoded by the coding sequence ATGGCGAAGGATTTGCGCAAAGCGGCCGAAGCAGACGAAGGTGCATCCCAGCTCCTTCGCAGTCTTCGTGATCTGATCCAAAATGCCCGGCAAAGGGCATTACGAGCGGTCGATGCCGTTCAGGTGCAGACCTCGTGGGAGATAGGCCGGCATATCGTCGAGTTCGAACAAGGGGGCTCGGCACGGGCGGAATATGGAGCCCGGCTCCTGCAGACCTTGGCTTCGTCCCTGACCTCGGAGTTCGGGAAGGGGTTTGACGTCTCGAACCTCCGGTATATGCGGCTGTTTTACAACGCCTTTCCAATTCGTGACGCATTGCGTCATGAATTGAGCTGGACCCACTACCGAACGCTTCTGCGAGTAGAAAGCGACTCCGCGCGGCACTGGTACATGACGGAAGCCGCAGGCCAGGGCTGGACGACGCGCTCGCTTGAGCGGCAAATCAGCTCGCTTTACTACGAACGGCTCCTGTCAACGTCCGACCGCGCCGCTGTCCAGGACGAAGCCAAGGCCAACTTAGTACCGACTCAAACCCCGCGTGATTTCGTTCGCGATCCCGTAATTCTTGAGTTCTTAGGACTACCGGGGGTTGGCAAATTGCTTGAGGCGGACCTTGAGAGGGCCCTGCTCGACAATCTACAGGCCTTTCTACTCGAACTGGGTAGGGGATTCGCGTTTGTCGCGAGACAGTATCGGATCAGCTCCGAATCCAAAGATTTCTACATCGACCTGGTTTTTTACAACTATCTGCTTAAGTGCTTCGTGCTGTTTGATCTCAAGTCTGGTGAGTTGAACCACCAAGACATCGGACAGATGGATATGTACGTCCGCATGATGGACGATCTCAAGAGAACCTCTGACGACAATCCGACGGTCGGCATCATTCTCTGTACTCAAAAGGATGCTTCTGTTGTGCGCTACTCCGTTCTTCACGAGAACGAACAGTTGTTTGCCAGCAGATACAAACTCGTACTGCCTTCGGAAGAAGAATTGAGAAAAGAACTTGAACGGGATCGCGCCCGGCTCTCGAACTTGAACGATCTAGAAGACCAAGATCAACAGCCTTTACCTAGCCGAAGTGAAAATTAG
- a CDS encoding tyrosine-type recombinase/integrase, translated as MEISVISGPADAGGTQAPENGLVEAQQRLRRMVLDSVPSPNSRRNYAKALDDLFTLSAGRPLTRALLMEYRASMEALAPSTVNVRLSAIRKLVAEARKNGLIGIEDAARLSEVPNIPQKGTRLGNWLTREQARELLAVPDRSTLKGKRDYVLLAMLVGCALRREELAALDVDTIQLREGRWVLADLEGKGRRVHTVAIPAWVKQGINTWMTAAGVEDGRLLRAVSKHGKVKESMSGWAVWSVVEQSAKEIGIERFGAHDLRRTCAKLCRKNGGNIEQIKFLLGHSSIQTTERYLGSEQEIEIAVNDNLGL; from the coding sequence GTGGAGATTTCGGTCATTTCCGGGCCTGCGGACGCTGGAGGTACTCAAGCGCCGGAAAACGGCCTCGTAGAGGCCCAGCAGAGGCTTCGCCGGATGGTGCTGGACTCCGTACCAAGCCCAAATTCCCGCCGAAACTACGCCAAGGCCCTCGATGACCTCTTTACGCTCTCAGCCGGCCGGCCGCTCACCCGCGCCTTATTGATGGAGTACCGGGCGTCGATGGAGGCCCTGGCGCCGTCTACGGTCAACGTCCGCCTCTCGGCAATCCGGAAGCTCGTCGCGGAAGCCAGAAAAAACGGACTCATCGGGATTGAGGATGCGGCGAGGCTCTCGGAGGTTCCGAACATCCCGCAGAAGGGAACCCGCCTGGGCAACTGGCTGACACGGGAGCAGGCGAGGGAACTGCTGGCGGTTCCCGATCGGTCGACGCTCAAGGGGAAGCGGGATTACGTCCTCCTGGCCATGCTGGTTGGCTGCGCCCTGCGCCGGGAGGAGCTCGCGGCGCTCGATGTTGATACCATTCAGTTGCGGGAAGGGCGCTGGGTGCTCGCCGACCTCGAAGGAAAAGGGCGCCGGGTGCACACCGTAGCGATTCCGGCCTGGGTCAAGCAGGGAATCAACACCTGGATGACCGCCGCGGGCGTCGAAGACGGCAGGCTGCTTCGCGCCGTGTCGAAACACGGCAAGGTCAAGGAGAGCATGAGCGGATGGGCCGTCTGGTCGGTGGTCGAGCAGTCAGCCAAAGAGATCGGGATCGAGCGCTTCGGGGCACACGACCTGCGCCGCACCTGTGCCAAGCTCTGCCGCAAGAACGGCGGAAATATCGAACAGATCAAGTTCCTGCTCGGCCACTCCTCCATCCAGACCACCGAACGCTACCTCGGATCTGAGCAGGAGATCGAAATCGCGGTGAACGATAATCTAGGTCTTTGA
- the mobF gene encoding MobF family relaxase yields the protein MLTIRAMTGGAGYAERHLQHSDYYDENHRVAGAWHGQGARLVGLHGEVKSAQFEAIREGMHPLTGDYLRPRHSSDRLDDQGNTQTKARSLYDLTFSAPKSISIQAVVGGDERLIAAHDKSVQAALGEGERYAATRVRLAHSNDNRTTSNWIVATYRHDTSRELDPQLHTHAVAANLTYDGAEGRWKALQASGLYERRAYLTEVYRNALAREVRGLGYEIESRRDPRGRDLGFEIRGVPNGLLERYSQRSVQRDAAIDDFTREHGRRPTDNEIAVLVRESRTNKLTEITTEELRQQQQARISPEELKSLKQLRSNSLEQSREVTQQFSSAPNSLQYAKDHLFERRSVVHDYELLTESLRHGRGQIDPSQLRGTLEIDKSRGDIIYRGDRVATRESLEREQRMIATVNQGIGPYGRLGGPHHFQPQDQLRDEQKRAVQQILDSHDFAINLRGAAGTGKTATLQEIDRGLREAGHGITAVAPTRSAVEELQKVGFRDAMTVSRLLEDETAQSALRQRVLIVDEAGMISGRQMEGLLRLADQQQARVLFSGDTRQIQSVEASDALRILERESQMKSFSLTGVQRQTHAQYKDAIQTLRQSPEEGFAKLERMGAVREVPFLDRAHQVADLYREMTLDSSRRILVVAPTHEEIGRVTRAIREDLIERGQLGASITIDRYVPLQWTEAQKRDLSNFREGQVLLMHRTGRGMEKHEALIVDRAEAGFLVARNAQGEEKTFTPVQTRAFSVHEQRPIKVAPGDLLLLTGNRRDAEFRATNGELVKVHGVEGGRIQLEDGRAIPTNYHSFDHGYAITAHRSQGKTVDGVIVSADAMQQELFYVAASRGRSEIAIMTSDREQLQESLGISSARTSAIELAREPMPSASVEHSMTQDLTPKSELEIPAQEISMGFEIGLGI from the coding sequence ATGTTGACGATTCGGGCGATGACAGGCGGCGCGGGATATGCGGAAAGGCATCTGCAGCATAGCGACTACTATGACGAAAATCACAGAGTAGCTGGAGCTTGGCATGGGCAAGGCGCGCGTTTAGTCGGCTTGCATGGTGAAGTCAAGTCCGCACAGTTCGAAGCCATACGTGAGGGAATGCATCCGCTAACGGGCGACTACCTGCGTCCGCGCCACAGCTCCGATCGGCTGGATGACCAAGGAAATACGCAGACCAAGGCGCGGTCACTCTATGACCTAACCTTCTCCGCACCGAAGTCGATTTCGATCCAGGCCGTCGTTGGGGGCGACGAGCGGCTGATTGCTGCTCATGATAAGTCTGTCCAAGCCGCTCTCGGAGAGGGGGAGCGATACGCAGCTACGCGGGTACGCCTGGCGCATAGCAATGACAACCGCACAACCTCGAATTGGATCGTGGCCACATACCGGCACGACACAAGCCGCGAGCTTGATCCTCAACTGCACACCCATGCTGTGGCGGCCAACCTCACCTACGATGGCGCAGAGGGCCGGTGGAAGGCCTTACAGGCGTCTGGCCTATACGAGCGCCGTGCCTACTTGACGGAAGTCTACCGAAATGCGTTGGCCCGAGAGGTGCGCGGACTTGGCTATGAGATCGAGTCTCGTCGCGATCCACGTGGCCGGGATCTTGGCTTCGAGATTCGGGGAGTTCCTAACGGATTGCTGGAGCGTTATAGCCAACGAAGTGTGCAACGCGATGCCGCAATTGACGACTTCACACGAGAGCACGGCCGTAGACCTACGGACAACGAGATCGCCGTACTTGTCCGGGAATCACGCACGAACAAACTTACGGAAATAACGACCGAGGAGCTGCGACAACAGCAGCAGGCGCGCATCTCCCCAGAAGAGTTAAAGAGCCTGAAGCAACTCCGCTCGAATTCTCTGGAGCAGAGTAGAGAAGTGACGCAACAATTCTCTTCGGCGCCCAACTCCCTGCAATATGCCAAGGATCATCTCTTTGAGCGCCGTTCCGTTGTCCATGATTACGAGTTGCTGACCGAGTCTCTACGGCACGGCCGAGGCCAAATCGATCCGAGCCAACTTCGCGGCACTCTCGAGATAGACAAGTCTAGAGGCGACATCATTTATCGCGGAGACCGCGTGGCTACTCGCGAGAGCCTTGAGCGCGAGCAGCGCATGATTGCGACGGTCAACCAAGGAATCGGACCATACGGGCGATTGGGGGGACCACATCACTTTCAGCCCCAGGATCAATTACGCGACGAACAGAAGCGAGCTGTACAGCAGATCCTGGACTCGCATGACTTCGCCATCAATCTTCGGGGCGCGGCGGGAACGGGCAAGACGGCCACCCTACAGGAGATCGATCGGGGATTGCGGGAGGCGGGGCACGGGATCACCGCTGTTGCCCCGACTCGCAGCGCAGTCGAGGAACTGCAGAAAGTTGGGTTCCGTGATGCCATGACAGTTTCCCGCCTGCTCGAAGATGAGACCGCGCAATCGGCTCTTCGTCAGCGTGTTTTGATTGTCGATGAGGCGGGCATGATCTCAGGCAGGCAAATGGAGGGACTTCTTCGTCTTGCGGATCAACAGCAGGCGCGTGTCCTCTTCTCCGGCGATACCCGGCAGATTCAGAGTGTCGAGGCTTCCGACGCACTCAGGATTCTCGAACGCGAGTCGCAGATGAAGAGTTTTTCTCTTACGGGCGTACAGCGTCAGACGCACGCGCAATACAAAGACGCCATTCAAACGCTGCGCCAATCGCCGGAAGAGGGATTTGCGAAGCTGGAGCGCATGGGTGCCGTGCGTGAAGTTCCATTCCTCGACCGGGCTCATCAGGTTGCCGACCTCTACCGGGAAATGACCCTCGATTCCTCTCGACGAATTCTGGTCGTGGCTCCAACGCATGAAGAGATAGGCAGGGTGACACGTGCGATTCGCGAGGACCTCATCGAGCGCGGCCAGCTCGGCGCCAGTATAACGATCGATCGTTACGTGCCTCTGCAATGGACCGAAGCACAGAAGCGTGATCTCTCGAATTTTCGCGAAGGGCAGGTGCTGCTGATGCATCGTACTGGACGTGGCATGGAGAAGCATGAGGCGCTGATCGTTGACCGTGCTGAAGCCGGCTTCCTCGTTGCCCGGAACGCTCAGGGGGAAGAGAAGACCTTCACTCCAGTCCAAACGCGGGCGTTTTCCGTTCACGAACAAAGGCCAATCAAAGTTGCTCCCGGCGACCTGCTGCTGCTGACCGGCAATCGCCGGGATGCCGAGTTCCGAGCCACCAATGGAGAACTGGTCAAAGTCCATGGTGTCGAAGGCGGACGCATTCAGCTAGAGGATGGCCGTGCCATTCCGACGAACTATCACTCTTTCGATCATGGTTACGCTATCACTGCGCATCGGAGCCAAGGTAAAACTGTGGACGGGGTTATCGTATCTGCGGACGCAATGCAGCAGGAACTTTTCTATGTCGCCGCTTCGCGCGGGCGCTCTGAAATTGCCATCATGACCAGCGATAGGGAACAGCTGCAAGAATCCCTGGGTATTTCCTCAGCACGGACTTCTGCAATCGAGCTTGCCAGGGAACCGATGCCATCAGCTTCAGTTGAACATTCCATGACTCAGGATCTAACCCCAAAGAGTGAGCTTGAAATCCCGGCCCAGGAGATCAGCATGGGATTTGAGATTGGACTAGGGATTTGA
- a CDS encoding helix-turn-helix domain-containing protein: MINKKYWTTLAYSGSLRNEVMTMSVSSFSHISEEERNPSSVRYDQRPAPAEPLLDSLQASAILLIHPKTLQRMARRGQMPAVRVGKLWRFRRTDIDHWIAKQVPAA, encoded by the coding sequence GTGATAAATAAGAAGTATTGGACGACTTTGGCGTACTCGGGCAGCCTGAGGAATGAGGTGATGACCATGTCCGTCAGTTCCTTTTCTCACATTTCCGAGGAAGAACGCAATCCTTCTTCTGTGCGCTACGATCAACGTCCAGCCCCAGCCGAACCGCTGCTCGACAGCCTCCAAGCTTCAGCCATTCTTCTGATCCACCCGAAGACACTGCAGCGTATGGCGAGGAGAGGACAGATGCCGGCAGTTCGCGTTGGAAAACTCTGGCGATTTCGGCGTACAGATATCGATCACTGGATTGCCAAGCAAGTGCCGGCTGCCTAG
- a CDS encoding helix-turn-helix domain-containing protein, with protein sequence MTSTNEHSLEDYISQAEAARIRGVSKQAIGDLIRRGRLTAVSVGGRKLVLRSEVEAFVSMPKLGRPPKRKSAKKTGKHAKSKK encoded by the coding sequence ATGACAAGCACAAATGAGCATTCGCTTGAAGATTACATTTCTCAAGCTGAGGCCGCTCGTATTCGCGGTGTGTCGAAACAAGCGATCGGCGATTTGATCAGGCGGGGACGGTTGACCGCGGTTTCCGTCGGCGGCAGGAAGCTAGTTTTACGCTCAGAAGTGGAAGCTTTCGTTTCGATGCCCAAGTTGGGCCGTCCTCCAAAAAGGAAATCCGCTAAAAAGACAGGCAAACACGCGAAGTCGAAGAAATAA
- a CDS encoding bifunctional YncE family protein/alkaline phosphatase family protein, producing the protein MMSPIRSIASLAVLSLMPLVANAGQIHDEQDRNERTTTLPVGNYNDRSLLPTGQFITPTAAIGATIQVLATGLRADGNADASEAVNTALSPDGKTLLVLTSGWNRNNDQPDDTPITFPTLNPVTGMAAGTTGNDEWVFVFHLNNHGIATKQQQISLPNTFSGLTWAPDGSRFYVSAGDDDRIYVYKLTGGQYVPDAPFILLGHNSNQTAPIPNYDGSLLKGTRAAAAAPALVRGAVVAGIAVSRDGKTLAAANFENDSLSIVDTPSRTPIREVHFFNPGDTIAQGEYPYDVAILSDHDGAARTAYVTSLRDDQVMAVDVKTGKFSSIAVGSQPNRMVLSGDQSRLYVVNGNSDTISVVDTATNRVERTLELSRPGDRYKGLNANSATISPDGNTLYVTLATENSVAVVNLWSGELEGRIPTGWYPTSVSVGASGSTLYVSTFKSNSGPNPGNAAANPQFLTQRSYPLEKAQLNTIPVPNRGQLGELTEQVNRNNGLANRRNDPTMAYLQHKINHIIYIIKENKTYDQMLGDLEHGNGDPTLNQWPQPVSPNHHSLALTFGLLDNFYATGEVSGVGWDWSTYGHSTDYNEKTVAVNYGNGGGGVTTDSEGTNRFIGVGLPEFAKDPSPLNERLLTLLDPTGSSNILPGTKNVDSPEGANDDVDAEKVGGYLWDSALRAHKTVRNYGFFLDQSYYISSGGDPTKLDPHVPTYIPISPTPFEAKIPQAIEEQPALLGLTDIYYRGFDQNNADTYLVNEWQRDMGVNGLPNLTLLRLPHDHNGSFGTAIAGLGSAELQISDNDYAIGRVADIISHSQYWQDTAIFILEDDAQNGSDHVDSHRSFAYVISPYSKRGVTISTNYNTINVLRTIEDLMDIHHLNFRDADAAPMADLFTKKPDFTPYSAIIPGDLCAAPVDPNLVPACATPGAQISAAVLPLHDAAWWAANTKGFDFSDADRVDSDAFNRVLWQGTMGDKVPYPTVRSRQDLRKNRAELIKRWQESKAQSMQEPVATPGGQ; encoded by the coding sequence ATGATGAGTCCAATCCGTTCCATCGCATCCCTCGCGGTACTCTCCCTGATGCCGCTTGTCGCCAATGCAGGTCAAATTCATGACGAGCAAGACAGGAACGAACGCACGACTACTCTGCCCGTTGGTAACTACAACGATCGCTCTCTTCTACCGACGGGTCAGTTCATCACCCCCACGGCTGCAATCGGCGCAACCATTCAAGTTCTGGCTACGGGGCTCCGCGCGGACGGAAACGCCGATGCCTCAGAAGCTGTAAACACCGCACTCAGTCCGGATGGCAAGACTCTGCTGGTTCTAACCAGCGGCTGGAACAGGAATAACGACCAGCCTGACGACACGCCCATTACCTTTCCAACCCTCAACCCTGTCACGGGGATGGCAGCAGGCACAACCGGAAATGATGAGTGGGTCTTCGTCTTCCATCTTAACAATCACGGAATCGCCACCAAGCAGCAACAAATCAGCCTGCCTAATACGTTCAGTGGTCTAACCTGGGCCCCTGATGGCTCGCGTTTCTATGTTTCCGCAGGAGACGACGATCGGATCTATGTCTACAAGCTAACCGGCGGCCAGTATGTGCCCGATGCGCCGTTCATCCTTCTAGGCCACAACTCGAATCAGACTGCGCCAATTCCCAATTACGATGGCAGCCTGCTCAAGGGAACCCGGGCTGCTGCAGCGGCGCCGGCCCTGGTGAGAGGCGCAGTGGTCGCTGGCATTGCCGTTAGCCGTGACGGGAAAACGCTTGCTGCCGCTAACTTCGAGAACGATTCCTTGTCGATCGTGGACACACCCAGCCGGACTCCTATTCGGGAAGTCCACTTCTTCAACCCAGGAGATACTATCGCTCAGGGAGAATATCCCTACGATGTAGCGATATTGAGCGACCATGACGGCGCCGCTCGGACAGCCTATGTGACCAGCCTGCGCGACGACCAAGTGATGGCCGTCGACGTCAAGACTGGCAAGTTCTCTTCGATTGCTGTGGGCAGTCAGCCAAACCGCATGGTGCTTTCCGGCGATCAGAGCAGACTCTATGTTGTGAACGGGAACAGTGACACGATTTCGGTGGTCGACACTGCAACCAATCGAGTCGAGAGAACGTTGGAGCTCTCACGGCCGGGAGACCGATACAAGGGACTGAATGCCAATTCCGCCACAATCAGTCCTGATGGCAACACGTTGTACGTCACGCTCGCAACAGAGAACTCGGTCGCGGTTGTGAACCTGTGGAGTGGTGAACTGGAGGGACGTATTCCAACGGGCTGGTACCCGACATCGGTTTCGGTGGGTGCGAGCGGTTCCACGCTCTACGTGTCCACGTTCAAGAGCAACTCCGGCCCCAATCCGGGCAACGCCGCTGCCAATCCTCAATTTCTTACGCAGCGCTCCTATCCTCTGGAAAAAGCGCAACTCAACACCATTCCCGTACCGAACCGCGGCCAACTCGGGGAACTCACAGAGCAGGTAAACCGCAACAACGGCTTGGCCAATCGCCGCAATGACCCCACCATGGCCTACCTGCAGCACAAGATCAACCACATCATCTACATCATTAAAGAGAACAAGACCTACGACCAGATGCTCGGTGATCTGGAACACGGGAACGGCGACCCTACGCTTAACCAGTGGCCGCAACCTGTATCGCCCAACCACCACAGCCTCGCTCTTACTTTTGGCCTTCTCGATAACTTCTATGCCACAGGCGAAGTGAGCGGAGTCGGCTGGGATTGGTCCACCTATGGTCACTCAACCGACTATAACGAGAAGACCGTTGCGGTAAATTACGGCAATGGCGGGGGCGGAGTCACGACCGACTCCGAGGGCACTAATCGCTTCATCGGTGTCGGCCTGCCGGAGTTCGCCAAGGACCCCTCGCCTTTGAATGAACGCCTGCTCACGCTTCTCGATCCTACCGGCAGCTCGAACATCCTTCCCGGGACCAAGAACGTGGACAGCCCGGAAGGCGCCAACGATGATGTCGATGCGGAGAAGGTCGGTGGCTATCTGTGGGATTCGGCATTGCGCGCTCACAAGACCGTGCGCAATTACGGCTTCTTCCTCGATCAGTCCTACTACATCAGCAGCGGCGGTGATCCGACCAAACTCGATCCCCACGTCCCGACCTACATCCCCATTTCGCCGACTCCTTTTGAGGCGAAAATTCCGCAGGCTATCGAAGAACAGCCAGCATTGCTAGGATTGACGGACATTTACTACCGAGGATTCGACCAGAACAATGCCGATACCTATCTGGTCAACGAGTGGCAAAGAGATATGGGTGTGAACGGCTTGCCCAACCTCACGTTGCTTCGTTTGCCTCACGACCACAACGGCAGCTTCGGCACGGCGATTGCAGGGCTGGGAAGCGCAGAGCTGCAGATTTCGGATAACGACTACGCCATCGGCCGAGTGGCAGACATCATCAGCCACTCTCAGTACTGGCAGGACACAGCCATCTTCATTCTTGAAGACGACGCCCAGAATGGTTCGGATCACGTCGACTCTCATCGCTCCTTCGCGTACGTTATCTCGCCCTACAGCAAGCGCGGCGTCACCATCTCAACGAACTACAACACGATTAATGTCCTGCGCACCATCGAAGACCTGATGGACATCCACCATCTCAATTTCCGGGATGCGGACGCCGCGCCCATGGCGGACTTGTTCACAAAAAAGCCGGATTTCACTCCCTACTCGGCAATCATCCCAGGGGATCTCTGCGCAGCGCCGGTCGATCCGAATTTGGTTCCGGCATGCGCCACACCGGGAGCCCAGATCAGCGCAGCTGTACTGCCGCTGCATGACGCTGCATGGTGGGCTGCCAATACCAAGGGCTTTGATTTCTCCGATGCGGACCGAGTCGATTCCGACGCATTCAACCGTGTCTTGTGGCAGGGAACGATGGGTGACAAGGTACCTTACCCGACTGTACGCAGCCGTCAAGATCTGCGAAAGAACCGCGCGGAGCTTATCAAACGCTGGCAGGAGAGCAAGGCTCAGTCAATGCAGGAACCGGTGGCGACACCTGGCGGTCAGTGA
- a CDS encoding nucleotide-binding protein — protein MTASKRVVFTMGGKGGVGKTGFMLALAEWFEANEIPVTLLDLDTENKARGSLKHFFNGSVTKVNIHTPAGLDAFVDHLEGGAPIILADMGAGAGQVAADWFDSMYEDIAAAGVAFTAVGVVTPDPASVESILAWASRLQDRVSYVVVENATSALADFTYWKSTEQAQRFREAFCPAILGMEFRLAELENPLRQHGVQLGHVADRKVHVDELKRASLVMRAQSYRRRLFSEFDRAREVFLP, from the coding sequence ATGACCGCCAGCAAGCGGGTTGTTTTCACGATGGGTGGCAAAGGTGGAGTTGGAAAGACCGGCTTCATGCTTGCTTTGGCGGAGTGGTTTGAAGCGAACGAGATTCCGGTCACACTGCTTGATCTCGATACGGAGAACAAGGCTCGCGGATCCCTGAAGCATTTCTTTAATGGCTCCGTCACCAAAGTCAACATACATACGCCGGCGGGCCTCGATGCCTTCGTCGATCACCTCGAAGGTGGCGCGCCGATCATCCTTGCCGACATGGGTGCGGGAGCGGGCCAAGTGGCCGCTGATTGGTTTGATTCGATGTATGAGGACATTGCCGCTGCTGGCGTCGCGTTCACCGCGGTGGGGGTGGTAACCCCGGATCCGGCCAGCGTGGAAAGCATCTTAGCCTGGGCCAGTCGCTTGCAGGATCGGGTCTCCTATGTCGTTGTCGAGAATGCGACGAGTGCTCTGGCGGACTTCACCTACTGGAAGTCAACCGAACAAGCACAGCGGTTCCGCGAAGCCTTTTGTCCGGCCATTCTCGGGATGGAGTTTAGGCTAGCGGAACTCGAGAATCCTCTTCGCCAGCATGGTGTGCAACTGGGTCATGTAGCCGATCGGAAGGTGCATGTCGATGAACTCAAGCGTGCGTCACTTGTCATGCGTGCGCAAAGTTACCGGCGGCGACTCTTTTCCGAATTCGACCGCGCGCGGGAGGTCTTTCTCCCATGA
- a CDS encoding tyrosine-type recombinase/integrase: protein MKRIRFQQGSLRLYERAAGDRAWEYRWYETQLDGTRRRRSSLIGSLQEYPTEAAAQKAVAALRVNINAETPRTQIDAISFSTLTQHYREKEMCEGAGKTFATIRTNEGYLNLWVLPRWASYRLKDVKAVAVEEWLRSLPLANGSKAKIRNLMHAIFNHAVRWEWHDRNPITQVRQSAKRQRIPVVLNIEQLKSLLEYLKEPGKTAVLLDILTGLRISELLALKWSDVNFEKLELNVTRSIALQRVGPCKTEASQKPVPLDPELAGALLMWRRQSPYPMDDDWLFASPASKGQLPYWSFSLFRVYVRPALKAAEITGKVGWHTFRHSYATILKSHGEDVKTVQELMRHANSSVTLNLYAQAVTDINRSAQSKVARLVFGQESESPK from the coding sequence ATGAAGCGGATTCGTTTTCAGCAAGGTTCATTGAGGCTCTACGAGCGCGCGGCTGGCGATCGAGCTTGGGAGTACCGTTGGTACGAAACACAACTTGACGGTACACGCAGGCGTCGCAGCTCCTTAATCGGGTCTCTTCAAGAGTACCCGACTGAGGCCGCTGCACAGAAAGCGGTTGCAGCTCTTAGGGTAAACATCAACGCAGAAACCCCACGAACACAAATTGACGCGATTAGCTTCAGCACGCTGACGCAGCACTACCGCGAAAAGGAGATGTGCGAGGGCGCGGGAAAGACGTTCGCTACGATTCGGACGAACGAGGGCTACCTGAATCTGTGGGTACTTCCACGATGGGCTTCGTATCGTCTAAAGGACGTAAAGGCTGTTGCCGTTGAGGAGTGGCTTCGATCTCTTCCTCTGGCAAATGGCAGTAAGGCAAAAATTCGAAATCTGATGCACGCAATTTTCAATCACGCTGTCCGTTGGGAGTGGCACGATAGGAATCCCATTACGCAAGTGCGCCAAAGCGCCAAGCGTCAGAGAATCCCTGTCGTGTTGAACATTGAGCAGCTCAAGTCGCTGCTTGAATACCTCAAGGAGCCGGGCAAGACAGCCGTGCTCCTAGACATTCTCACCGGGCTGCGCATCAGCGAGTTGCTCGCTTTGAAATGGTCGGACGTGAATTTCGAGAAACTCGAACTGAACGTCACTCGTTCGATCGCGCTTCAACGCGTTGGCCCTTGCAAGACAGAAGCATCACAAAAGCCCGTCCCGCTCGATCCTGAGCTGGCCGGAGCTCTGCTGATGTGGCGCAGGCAGTCTCCTTACCCGATGGACGACGACTGGCTATTCGCCAGTCCGGCGAGCAAGGGACAGCTTCCGTACTGGTCCTTCTCGCTTTTCCGCGTGTACGTTCGACCGGCACTCAAAGCGGCCGAGATTACCGGTAAGGTCGGTTGGCACACGTTCCGCCACTCCTACGCGACGATTCTCAAGTCGCACGGGGAGGATGTGAAGACGGTGCAAGAATTGATGCGGCACGCCAACAGCAGCGTGACATTGAATCTCTATGCTCAAGCGGTGACGGACATCAATCGCAGCGCGCAGAGCAAAGTGGCAAGGCTGGTTTTTGGACAGGAAAGTGAGAGTCCAAAGTGA
- a CDS encoding helix-turn-helix domain-containing protein: MPKRSLIPTRSTTERAIDIEPLYDSHEVAVQCRVSEKSLHRWARKGLIPAVKCGRLWRFRKSTIEEWLNSQMAS, translated from the coding sequence ATGCCTAAGAGAAGTTTGATACCGACAAGATCGACAACGGAACGCGCGATTGATATTGAACCCCTGTATGACAGCCATGAGGTTGCAGTCCAGTGCAGGGTATCAGAGAAGAGTCTTCACCGCTGGGCTCGTAAGGGTTTGATCCCGGCGGTGAAATGCGGAAGGCTCTGGCGGTTCCGAAAATCCACCATTGAAGAATGGCTCAATTCACAGATGGCTAGCTAG